The following are encoded in a window of Treponema rectale genomic DNA:
- a CDS encoding glutamine synthetase family protein — MYTKKDVLDFVNEEDVKFIRLAFFDVKGRQKNISIMPTELERAFEEGIAFDASSIEGFEGPEKSDLFLIPDPSTLAVIPWRPMTGKVVRMFCNIITSEGEPYRKDSRMLLKNACDRLKNECGIELMVGTEIEFYLFKLDENGNPTKVPFDNAGYMDIAPLDHGENIRRDICFTLEQMGFTPEASHHEEGPGQNEIDFRYSDVLTAADNVATFKWIVNTKAAANGLYADFSPKPLAGEAGNGMHINISCHKTGTQSGDDDSEEMNETLNYILAGIFNHIEEITYFLNPVENSYKRLGSAKATKYISWGNGNRSALIRIPSSKNKMRLEVRSPDPECNPYIALTFMIHAAIDGIKNKLSLQPSVEENLFDNRTASRLGLKTLPQSLEEAREVAANSMFVKAVTGDFNL, encoded by the coding sequence ATGTATACAAAAAAGGATGTTCTGGATTTTGTAAATGAAGAAGATGTAAAATTTATACGCCTTGCTTTTTTTGATGTAAAGGGACGGCAAAAAAATATTTCCATCATGCCGACAGAACTTGAACGGGCTTTTGAAGAAGGAATTGCTTTTGATGCATCTTCGATAGAGGGATTTGAAGGTCCGGAAAAATCAGATTTGTTTTTGATTCCTGATCCGTCAACACTTGCAGTTATTCCATGGCGGCCTATGACAGGAAAAGTTGTCAGGATGTTCTGTAATATTATTACTTCCGAAGGAGAGCCTTACAGAAAAGACAGCCGCATGCTTTTGAAAAATGCCTGTGACAGGTTAAAGAATGAATGCGGAATTGAACTTATGGTTGGAACAGAAATAGAGTTCTATCTTTTTAAGCTGGATGAAAATGGTAATCCGACAAAAGTTCCTTTTGATAACGCAGGCTATATGGATATAGCTCCCCTTGATCACGGAGAAAATATACGCCGGGATATCTGTTTTACTCTGGAACAGATGGGATTTACTCCGGAGGCAAGTCATCATGAAGAAGGCCCTGGACAGAATGAAATAGATTTCCGCTATTCTGACGTGCTTACTGCTGCAGATAATGTTGCCACATTTAAATGGATTGTTAATACCAAAGCTGCTGCAAACGGACTTTATGCAGATTTTTCTCCAAAGCCTCTTGCTGGAGAAGCAGGAAACGGAATGCATATAAACATTTCATGTCATAAAACCGGAACACAGTCTGGAGATGATGATTCAGAAGAAATGAATGAAACTCTTAATTATATTCTTGCAGGAATATTCAATCATATTGAAGAAATCACTTATTTCTTAAATCCTGTTGAAAATTCTTATAAGCGCCTTGGTTCTGCAAAGGCAACTAAATATATAAGCTGGGGAAATGGAAACCGCTCTGCCCTGATACGCATACCGTCTTCAAAAAACAAAATGCGACTTGAAGTCCGTTCTCCGGATCCGGAATGTAATCCATATATTGCCCTTACATTTATGATTCACGCAGCAATTGACGGAATAAAAAATAAACTTTCCCTGCAGCCTTCTGTTGAAGAAAATCTTTTTGATAACAGGACTGCTTCCAGGCTCGGACTTAAAACACTTCCTCAGTCTCTGGAAGAAGCAAGGGAAGTTGCAGCAAACAGTATGTTTGTAAAAGCTGTAACTGGTGATTTTAATTTATAA
- a CDS encoding ANTAR domain-containing response regulator codes for MQTECHSVLLVSHDSKIVSQVKAFLIPPLFELTVSSDFNEARRIAGEKNFNIIIVDSGDGYDTDFAISVSDSYSTVLLFVPNEHFDEISYRVEGYGILTLIKPFEPFYFYNMIKVAIAVEYKVRLLSSETVKLKSKMEEIRVVNRAKLLLMEKRGMSEQEAHHYLEKESMDKGLKRTAVAEKIIAEF; via the coding sequence ATGCAGACGGAATGCCATAGTGTACTTTTAGTTTCTCATGACAGTAAAATAGTTTCTCAGGTAAAGGCGTTTCTTATTCCTCCTCTGTTTGAACTTACCGTAAGTTCAGATTTTAATGAGGCCAGAAGAATTGCAGGAGAAAAAAACTTCAACATCATCATAGTTGATTCTGGAGATGGATATGATACTGATTTTGCAATAAGCGTTTCTGATTCATATTCAACCGTACTGCTTTTTGTTCCTAATGAACACTTTGATGAAATCTCCTACCGGGTTGAAGGGTATGGAATACTTACCCTTATAAAACCTTTTGAGCCTTTTTATTTCTATAATATGATTAAGGTTGCGATTGCTGTAGAATACAAAGTCCGGCTGCTTTCAAGTGAGACTGTTAAACTTAAGAGCAAGATGGAAGAAATCAGGGTTGTGAACCGGGCAAAACTTTTACTTATGGAAAAGAGAGGAATGTCGGAACAGGAAGCCCATCATTATCTTGAAAAAGAATCCATGGATAAGGGATTAAAAAGAACTGCAGTTGCAGAAAAAATAATTGCTGAGTTTTGA
- a CDS encoding glutamate synthase subunit beta yields the protein MAQATGFMDYKRKENASIVPLERITNFKEFHPKLDESERRNQAARCMNCGVPMCQSALRLKGMVTGCPLHNYIPEWNDALYNGQFDMAAWRLLKTSNFPEFTGRVCPALCEKACNCGNPVVNEGAVTIHDNELFIIEKAFQTGYMKAEPPVHRSGKKIAVIGSGPGGLAVADCLNKRGHSVTVFEREDKAGGLLMYGIPNMKLEKSIIERRVNLMKAEGIEFIFNADVGRSISAEHILKEYDAVALCCGAKKARPLTAAGIEKLEKNEAAKNNGGMIFAVDFLTAVTKCVIATGDALNKIGMEPTNGQIAQMLEKRNGITVEGKNVVIVGGGDTGNDCCGSAIRLGAKSVVQLEMMPCPPSERAADNPWPEWPKILKVDYGAEESISKFGHDPRIYETTVKEVISENGHITAIKTVQVEFTVKDGKRTLVEKAGTEKTLSCDLLLIAAGFTGCEPYTAQAFGVQTGDRGTVTATEYSTSVEKVFTAGDMHRGQSLVVWAIAEGRECAKQIDAYLNNQN from the coding sequence ATGGCACAGGCAACAGGCTTTATGGATTACAAAAGAAAAGAAAACGCAAGCATTGTTCCTCTGGAACGAATAACTAATTTTAAGGAGTTTCATCCGAAACTTGATGAAAGTGAACGGCGCAATCAGGCTGCCCGCTGCATGAACTGCGGAGTACCGATGTGTCAGTCTGCACTTCGACTGAAGGGAATGGTAACCGGATGTCCACTGCACAACTATATTCCGGAATGGAATGACGCTCTTTATAACGGACAGTTTGATATGGCAGCCTGGAGGCTTTTAAAAACATCAAACTTTCCCGAGTTTACAGGAAGAGTCTGTCCTGCTCTCTGTGAAAAAGCATGCAATTGCGGCAACCCGGTTGTAAATGAAGGTGCTGTTACAATTCATGACAATGAACTGTTTATAATCGAAAAAGCATTTCAAACCGGCTATATGAAAGCCGAACCTCCGGTACACCGCAGCGGAAAAAAAATTGCGGTAATAGGTTCAGGACCGGGAGGTCTTGCAGTTGCAGACTGTCTTAACAAACGGGGACATTCTGTAACGGTTTTCGAAAGAGAAGATAAAGCCGGCGGACTGTTAATGTATGGTATTCCAAACATGAAGCTTGAAAAATCAATTATTGAACGCAGGGTAAACCTTATGAAAGCAGAAGGCATTGAATTTATTTTCAATGCAGATGTAGGCCGTTCAATTTCAGCAGAACACATTCTAAAGGAATACGATGCTGTTGCCCTTTGCTGCGGAGCAAAGAAAGCCCGTCCTCTTACTGCAGCAGGAATAGAAAAACTTGAAAAAAATGAAGCAGCAAAAAATAACGGCGGAATGATTTTTGCCGTAGACTTCCTTACAGCCGTTACAAAATGCGTAATAGCAACAGGAGATGCCCTGAACAAAATCGGCATGGAACCGACCAACGGACAGATAGCTCAAATGCTCGAAAAACGTAACGGAATAACTGTAGAAGGAAAAAATGTTGTAATCGTCGGAGGCGGCGATACAGGAAACGACTGCTGCGGTTCTGCAATAAGACTTGGTGCAAAAAGCGTTGTTCAATTAGAAATGATGCCGTGCCCTCCGTCAGAACGTGCTGCGGACAATCCATGGCCAGAGTGGCCTAAGATTCTGAAAGTCGATTACGGTGCAGAAGAATCAATTTCAAAATTCGGACATGACCCTCGTATATACGAAACAACCGTTAAAGAAGTTATTTCAGAAAACGGACACATAACTGCAATTAAAACAGTACAGGTGGAATTTACAGTAAAAGACGGTAAGAGGACCCTGGTCGAAAAAGCAGGCACAGAAAAAACACTTTCATGCGATCTGCTTCTCATTGCAGCAGGATTTACAGGCTGTGAACCTTACACAGCACAGGCTTTTGGTGTTCAGACTGGTGACAGGGGAACTGTAACAGCAACTGAATATTCAACATCAGTAGAAAAAGTCTTTACTGCTGGTGACATGCACAGGGGACAGTCTCTTGTAGTATGGGCCATTGCCGAAGGACGTGAATGCGCAAAACAGATTGACGCATACCTTAATAACCAGAACTGA
- the gltB gene encoding glutamate synthase large subunit, translating into MKTKTLYEPCFEHDACGIGAVVNIDGSKSYKIVDNALSIVEKLEHRAGKDASGETGDGVGILIQISHDFFKATCSRGEIKGKKEICKSLGEERDYGIGMFFFPVENAENNTTDKEKNIFEECCKEEGLTLAGWRKVPVNAEVLGKKARDCMPEIWQAFILRPETCKKGLDFDRRLYILRRAFEKKCSPETYTCSLSSRTVVYKGMFLVNELRTFYKDLQDAEYKSALAVVHSRFSTNTQPSWKRAHPNRFIAHNGEINTIRGNADRMLAREETLSSQEFTKEDMKKILPAVDTEGSDSAMLDNTLEFLTMNGIPLPLAVMMCIPEPWKHDDNMNSSKKDFYHYWATMMESWDGPAAILFSDGDILGATLDRNGLRPSRYYITNDGMLVLSSEVGVLDIPEENIKTKSRLQPGRILLVDTIQKKIISDEECKKEYAELYPYGEWLDMNLIHLSELKIPNKKIPVHSQEERNILYRAFGWNYEDVNEMVLPLAKNGVEPTASMGVDTPLAVMSEKHQSLFSYFKQLFAQVTNPPIDSLREKIVTDTTVYVGKDGNILKPDSKNCRVLEINNPILTGVDLIKIAALNKDGLKAKTLSILFEIKNSPKEKTESRLKAALENLFNQIDSAYSEGYNIIILSDRGTDADHAAIPAILAISAVEQHLIRTKKRTALSIILESAEVRDVHQAAMCLGYGARAINPYLAHEAIAELIDQKILDKDYHTAIDDYNKGIINGIVKIAAKMGISTIQSYQSAQIFEAVGIASDVIEKYFTNTVSRVGGIGLKEIEEDVLYHHAQGFDPLGLTVNTHLDSVGNHKLRMGPTAERHLYNPETIVALQQATRNGDYGRFKEYTALVDSNDHPHTLRAMLDFNFPDNGGISIDEVESVSSIVQHFKTGAMSYGSISEEAHKCMAAAMNHLHGKSNSGEGGEKPERLGTEYNSAIKQVASGRFGVTEEYLLSAAEIQIKMAQGAKPGEGGHLPGKKVYPWIAKTRYATPGVALISPPPHHDIYSIEDLAQLIYDLKNANRAARISVKLVSEAGVGTIAAGVAKTGAQVILISGHDGGTGAAPISSIHHAGLPWELGLSEAHQTLIQNGLRGRVVLETDGKLMSGRDVAIASLLGAEEFGFATAPLIAMGCSMMRVCQLDTCPFGVATQNEKLRAKFPGKPEYVENFMNFIAQELREIMAKLGVRSIEEMCGRTDLLKLKAKQGFKRAALVDLTRLLASSGTQEEDWKADRSKFNFNLEKTLDEKILVPWFKDVAEKTVAASVQKSELPSVSVQSTNRTFGTILGSEIQKKFKGTLSDDTFIINAEGGAGQSFGAFIPKGLTIKLTGDANDAFGKGLSGGKLILKKALNFNGEADKNIITGNVALFGATSGSAFINGTAGERFCVRNSGASVVTEGCGDHGLEYMTGGTAVIIGSTGKNLCAGMSGGIAYILDENHDLYKRLNHELVTMYELSDAVTTLKDSTDEENLLSLIEQHVKETDSSKGKEILSHWEHYKKCFKKIIPNDYLKIKNEISIRENEGSDHEQAVLEAFRKCTA; encoded by the coding sequence ATGAAAACAAAAACACTTTACGAACCTTGCTTTGAACATGATGCATGCGGTATAGGTGCAGTTGTAAATATTGACGGAAGCAAATCCTACAAAATCGTAGATAACGCACTGAGCATTGTAGAAAAACTTGAACACCGCGCAGGTAAAGATGCCAGTGGAGAAACTGGAGACGGCGTAGGAATTTTAATTCAGATCAGTCATGATTTTTTTAAGGCAACCTGTTCCAGAGGAGAAATAAAAGGCAAAAAAGAAATCTGTAAAAGTCTTGGAGAAGAAAGGGATTACGGAATCGGAATGTTTTTCTTTCCTGTAGAAAATGCTGAAAATAATACTACAGATAAAGAAAAAAATATTTTTGAAGAGTGCTGTAAAGAAGAAGGACTTACCCTTGCAGGATGGCGCAAGGTTCCGGTTAATGCAGAAGTTCTTGGGAAAAAAGCCCGTGACTGCATGCCTGAAATCTGGCAGGCATTTATCCTGCGTCCTGAAACATGCAAAAAGGGACTGGACTTTGACAGACGTCTTTACATTTTAAGAAGGGCATTCGAAAAAAAATGTTCACCAGAAACCTATACCTGTTCACTGAGCAGCAGAACTGTTGTTTACAAGGGAATGTTCCTTGTAAATGAATTACGTACCTTTTACAAAGATCTTCAGGATGCAGAATATAAATCAGCACTTGCTGTCGTTCACTCCAGGTTTTCTACAAACACCCAGCCGAGCTGGAAACGTGCACACCCGAATCGCTTTATAGCTCATAACGGAGAAATCAATACAATCCGCGGAAATGCAGACAGAATGCTTGCAAGAGAAGAAACCCTCTCCTCACAGGAATTCACTAAAGAGGATATGAAAAAAATACTTCCTGCTGTCGATACAGAAGGAAGTGATTCGGCAATGCTGGACAACACCCTGGAATTCCTTACGATGAACGGCATTCCTCTTCCCCTTGCCGTAATGATGTGTATTCCTGAACCCTGGAAGCACGATGATAATATGAACTCCAGCAAAAAAGATTTTTACCATTACTGGGCAACGATGATGGAAAGCTGGGACGGACCTGCAGCAATTCTTTTTTCTGACGGAGACATTCTCGGAGCAACTCTGGACCGTAACGGACTCCGCCCAAGCCGCTACTACATAACTAATGACGGTATGCTTGTCCTTTCCAGTGAAGTCGGAGTTCTTGATATTCCGGAAGAAAACATAAAAACAAAATCCAGACTGCAGCCGGGACGCATACTTCTTGTAGATACCATTCAGAAAAAAATCATAAGTGATGAAGAATGTAAAAAAGAATATGCAGAACTTTATCCTTATGGTGAATGGCTGGACATGAACCTGATTCATCTTTCTGAATTAAAAATCCCGAATAAAAAAATTCCTGTACACAGTCAGGAAGAAAGAAACATTCTCTACAGGGCTTTCGGCTGGAACTATGAGGATGTTAATGAAATGGTTTTACCTCTGGCAAAAAACGGAGTAGAACCAACAGCAAGTATGGGAGTTGATACACCTCTTGCAGTAATGAGCGAAAAACATCAGAGTCTGTTCAGTTATTTCAAGCAGCTGTTTGCTCAGGTAACAAATCCTCCTATAGACAGTCTCAGGGAAAAAATCGTAACAGATACAACTGTTTACGTAGGAAAAGACGGAAACATTCTCAAACCGGATTCTAAAAACTGCCGTGTTCTGGAAATAAACAATCCGATTCTTACCGGTGTTGATTTAATAAAAATCGCAGCATTAAACAAAGACGGACTTAAAGCAAAAACTCTTTCAATTCTCTTTGAAATAAAAAATTCCCCAAAAGAAAAAACAGAAAGCAGATTAAAGGCAGCCCTTGAAAATCTCTTTAATCAGATTGATTCTGCTTACAGCGAGGGATACAACATAATAATCCTCAGTGACCGGGGAACTGATGCAGACCATGCAGCCATTCCTGCAATTCTTGCCATATCTGCCGTAGAACAGCATCTGATCCGGACTAAAAAAAGAACAGCCCTCTCCATAATTCTTGAAAGTGCAGAAGTAAGGGATGTTCATCAGGCAGCAATGTGTCTCGGTTACGGAGCCAGAGCCATCAACCCGTATCTTGCCCATGAAGCAATTGCAGAACTTATTGATCAGAAAATTCTTGATAAGGATTATCACACTGCAATCGATGACTACAACAAAGGCATCATAAACGGCATTGTAAAAATTGCTGCTAAAATGGGTATAAGCACAATTCAGTCTTATCAGTCAGCACAGATTTTTGAAGCAGTAGGAATCGCTTCTGATGTTATAGAAAAATACTTCACCAATACAGTCAGCAGAGTTGGTGGAATCGGCTTAAAAGAAATTGAAGAAGACGTGCTTTATCATCACGCCCAGGGCTTTGATCCTTTAGGACTTACGGTAAACACTCATCTTGATTCCGTAGGAAATCATAAACTCCGCATGGGACCGACAGCAGAAAGACATCTCTACAATCCGGAAACAATTGTGGCCTTACAGCAGGCAACCAGAAACGGAGACTACGGCAGATTTAAGGAATATACAGCCCTTGTAGATTCCAACGATCACCCGCATACATTAAGGGCAATGCTGGACTTTAACTTTCCGGACAACGGAGGCATTTCAATCGATGAAGTTGAAAGCGTAAGTTCCATCGTACAGCATTTCAAGACCGGTGCAATGAGTTACGGTTCAATCAGTGAAGAAGCCCACAAATGTATGGCAGCAGCAATGAATCACCTCCATGGAAAATCCAACAGCGGAGAAGGAGGAGAAAAACCTGAGCGTCTGGGAACTGAATACAACAGCGCAATAAAGCAGGTTGCATCAGGAAGATTTGGCGTTACAGAAGAATATCTTTTAAGTGCGGCAGAGATTCAGATAAAAATGGCACAGGGAGCAAAACCAGGTGAAGGCGGACATCTTCCGGGAAAGAAAGTATATCCATGGATTGCAAAAACAAGATATGCTACACCAGGTGTTGCTTTGATCTCTCCTCCACCTCATCACGACATCTATTCAATAGAAGATCTTGCACAGCTCATCTATGATTTAAAAAACGCAAACCGGGCTGCAAGAATATCCGTAAAACTTGTAAGTGAAGCCGGAGTAGGAACAATAGCTGCAGGCGTTGCAAAAACAGGAGCACAGGTCATCTTAATTTCCGGACATGACGGAGGAACAGGAGCCGCCCCTATATCTTCAATTCATCACGCAGGTCTTCCATGGGAACTTGGATTAAGTGAAGCACACCAGACTTTAATTCAGAACGGTCTCAGGGGAAGAGTCGTACTTGAAACAGACGGCAAGCTTATGAGCGGAAGAGACGTTGCAATTGCCTCTCTGCTCGGCGCAGAAGAATTTGGATTTGCAACAGCACCTCTTATTGCAATGGGATGTTCCATGATGAGGGTCTGCCAGCTTGACACCTGTCCATTTGGAGTTGCAACGCAAAATGAAAAGCTTCGTGCTAAGTTCCCGGGCAAACCGGAATATGTTGAAAACTTCATGAACTTCATTGCACAGGAACTTCGTGAAATCATGGCAAAACTTGGTGTGCGTTCAATCGAAGAAATGTGCGGAAGAACAGACCTGTTAAAACTAAAAGCAAAACAGGGATTTAAGAGAGCAGCCCTTGTTGATTTAACCCGCCTTCTTGCATCTTCTGGCACTCAGGAAGAAGACTGGAAGGCTGACCGTTCAAAGTTCAATTTCAACCTGGAAAAAACTCTTGATGAAAAAATTCTTGTACCGTGGTTTAAAGATGTCGCAGAAAAAACAGTTGCTGCATCAGTTCAGAAATCAGAACTGCCTTCAGTTTCTGTTCAGTCAACAAACCGTACTTTCGGTACGATTCTCGGCAGTGAAATTCAGAAAAAGTTTAAGGGAACCCTCAGCGACGATACATTTATCATAAATGCAGAAGGCGGAGCCGGACAGAGTTTTGGAGCATTTATACCGAAAGGCCTGACAATAAAACTTACCGGTGATGCAAACGATGCTTTCGGAAAAGGACTCAGCGGCGGAAAATTAATTCTGAAAAAAGCTTTGAACTTTAACGGAGAAGCAGACAAAAACATAATCACAGGTAACGTGGCACTCTTTGGAGCAACCAGCGGAAGTGCATTCATTAACGGAACGGCAGGAGAAAGATTCTGCGTAAGAAATTCAGGAGCAAGTGTTGTTACAGAAGGATGCGGAGATCACGGGCTTGAATATATGACAGGAGGAACTGCAGTAATCATCGGAAGTACAGGAAAAAATCTCTGTGCGGGAATGAGCGGCGGTATTGCATACATTCTGGATGAAAACCACGATCTCTACAAACGTCTTAACCATGAACTGGTAACAATGTATGAACTTTCTGATGCGGTTACAACCCTTAAGGATTCTACTGATGAAGAAAATCTGCTTTCCCTCATTGAACAGCATGTAAAAGAAACTGACAGTTCAAAAGGAAAAGAAATTCTTTCTCATTGGGAACACTATAAAAAATGTTTTAAGAAAATAATCCCGAATGATTATCTTAAAATTAAAAATGAAATCTCTATCAGAGAAAACGAAGGCTCTGATCATGAACAGGCTGTTTTAGAAGCCTTCAGAAAATGCACCGCATAG
- a CDS encoding glutamine synthetase III, whose product MDEVTQIFGENVFNETVMKSRLPKETFKQLMKTIEGGEKLNPEVAVVVANAMKDWAVEKGATHFTHWFQPLTGITAEKHDSFIQPIEGGKVIMEFSGKELVQGEPDASSFPSGGIRATFEARGYTAWDPTSYAFIKDGTLCIPTAFCSYTGEALDKKTPLLRSMQAISKQAVRVLHLFDGNEDVTSVKTTVGPEQEYFLIDKSVYDKREDLIYTGRTLFGAKAPKGQELEDHYFGMIKPRVQAFMKDLNRELWKLGILAKTEHNEVAPAQHELAPIFSTTNLACDHNQLTMELMKKTAAKHGMVCLLHEKPFAGVNGSGKHNNWSISTDTGKNLLDPGATPESNAQFLLFLCAVIKAVDEYQDLLRISVASAGNDHRLGANEAPPAIISIFLGDELSSILDSIEKGIPYGKHEKEKMKIGVTVLPEFNKDTTDRNRTSPFAFTGNKFEFRMLGSNESIACANVFLNTAVAEELSQFADVLEKAEDFNGVLHDLILKTIKEHKRIIFNGNGYDDSWVKEAEKRGLLNLRSTPEALPHILDEKNIKLFEKFGVYSKVELTSRFEIHNENYSKIINIEAETMLEMAKKDILPAASKYANKLAETIGLKKSVCSECDASYESEMLKKVSALTSVIYSKTENLESQVVEARKTADSSDSSKTAFFYREHVFAAMNELRTAADELETITPKELWPFPSYGDLLFSVK is encoded by the coding sequence ATGGACGAAGTTACGCAGATTTTTGGAGAAAACGTATTTAATGAAACCGTGATGAAGTCTCGGCTTCCAAAAGAAACTTTCAAACAGCTGATGAAAACTATTGAAGGTGGAGAAAAACTTAATCCTGAAGTAGCAGTAGTTGTTGCTAATGCAATGAAAGACTGGGCAGTAGAAAAAGGTGCAACTCATTTTACTCACTGGTTTCAGCCGCTGACAGGAATTACTGCAGAAAAACATGACAGCTTCATTCAGCCGATTGAAGGCGGAAAAGTAATCATGGAATTTTCAGGAAAGGAGCTTGTTCAGGGAGAACCTGATGCTTCAAGTTTCCCGAGCGGAGGAATACGCGCAACATTTGAGGCCCGCGGCTATACAGCATGGGATCCGACTTCCTATGCCTTTATAAAAGACGGCACACTCTGCATTCCGACAGCCTTCTGTTCTTATACAGGGGAAGCTCTTGATAAGAAAACTCCTCTTCTTCGTTCGATGCAGGCAATCAGTAAACAGGCTGTTCGTGTTCTTCATCTTTTTGACGGAAACGAAGATGTTACTTCTGTAAAAACAACAGTCGGTCCTGAACAGGAATATTTTTTGATTGATAAAAGTGTTTATGATAAACGTGAAGATCTGATTTATACAGGAAGAACTCTTTTTGGTGCAAAAGCTCCAAAGGGGCAGGAACTTGAAGATCATTATTTTGGAATGATTAAGCCGAGAGTTCAGGCCTTCATGAAAGATTTGAACAGGGAACTCTGGAAACTGGGAATCCTTGCAAAGACTGAACATAACGAAGTAGCTCCGGCACAGCATGAGCTTGCTCCGATTTTCTCTACAACAAACCTTGCCTGTGACCATAACCAGCTGACAATGGAATTGATGAAAAAGACAGCTGCAAAACACGGAATGGTTTGTCTTCTTCATGAAAAACCTTTTGCCGGTGTAAACGGAAGCGGTAAACACAATAACTGGTCTATTTCTACAGATACAGGAAAGAACCTTCTTGATCCTGGAGCAACACCAGAAAGCAATGCACAGTTCCTTTTGTTCCTGTGTGCCGTAATAAAGGCTGTAGATGAATATCAGGATCTGCTGAGAATTTCAGTTGCATCAGCAGGTAATGACCATCGTCTCGGAGCAAACGAAGCGCCGCCTGCAATCATTTCTATCTTCCTTGGGGATGAACTTTCTTCAATTCTTGATTCGATCGAAAAGGGAATTCCTTACGGAAAGCATGAAAAAGAAAAAATGAAGATTGGAGTTACTGTTCTTCCAGAATTCAATAAGGATACGACAGACAGAAACAGAACTTCTCCTTTTGCATTCACCGGAAATAAATTTGAGTTCCGCATGCTGGGTTCAAATGAATCAATTGCATGTGCAAATGTTTTCCTGAACACAGCTGTTGCAGAAGAATTAAGTCAGTTTGCAGATGTTCTTGAAAAGGCAGAAGATTTTAACGGGGTTCTTCATGATTTGATTTTGAAGACAATCAAGGAACACAAGAGAATTATTTTTAACGGCAACGGTTATGATGATTCATGGGTAAAGGAAGCTGAAAAGAGAGGCCTGCTTAACCTTCGTTCTACACCAGAAGCTCTTCCTCATATTCTGGATGAAAAAAACATAAAGCTTTTTGAAAAGTTTGGTGTTTACTCAAAGGTTGAACTTACAAGCCGCTTTGAGATTCATAATGAAAACTATTCAAAGATAATTAATATCGAAGCAGAAACAATGCTTGAAATGGCAAAGAAAGACATTCTTCCTGCTGCAAGCAAATATGCAAATAAACTGGCAGAAACCATCGGACTTAAAAAATCTGTCTGCAGTGAATGTGATGCAAGCTATGAATCAGAAATGCTTAAAAAAGTTTCTGCACTTACGTCTGTCATCTATAGCAAGACAGAAAATCTTGAAAGCCAGGTTGTAGAGGCAAGAAAGACAGCTGACAGTTCTGATTCAAGTAAGACTGCTTTCTTCTATCGTGAACATGTGTTTGCAGCAATGAATGAACTTCGTACTGCTGCAGATGAACTTGAAACAATTACACCAAAAGAATTGTGGCCGTTCCCAAGCTATGGTGACCTGCTGTTCAGTGTTAAATAA